In Aspergillus nidulans FGSC A4 chromosome II, a single window of DNA contains:
- a CDS encoding aromatic alcohol reductase (transcript_id=CADANIAT00004713) produces MSQKIAIPGGTGTIGSSLVLALHDSPKYNPIILSRATAAIPPNTTSIYTTSFNTEKNSEIKTEIRYVDYTSVDSLTASLSDIHTVVSTLLIPGPEIVIYQLNLLSAAIAAGCQRFAPSEFALPQHSHGDVDVDHGKIVVWDKVKDAVAKGEIDGAAFPCGMFMNYLAIGAPRELEGRAGFREGELIFHLRGQHHDHQRRDNGDGDGGWIEVPLSDEGEYPKLTMTDIRDVGRFIVAALGIEEPWGGRELGMAGDTRSFHEVIASIERIIGRKVQVRTVGRRDLQKRLDGLDKEDILGRIDVQYTMVCGKGGSVVEGSLNKLCPEVRPTTIEEFLERYWR; encoded by the coding sequence ATGTCCCAAAAAATAGCAATCCCCGGTGGCACAGGCACAATCGGCTCCTCTCTCGTATTAGCGCTTCACGACAGCCCAAAATACAATCcgatcatcctctcccgagcaacagcagcaattcCGCCAAACACAACCTCTATCTATACTACCTCTTTTAATACGGAGAAAAATAGTGAAATTAAAACAGAGATCCGCTACGTAGACTACACCTCCGTCGACTCTCTAACAGCGTCTCTATCCGACATACACACCGTCGTGAGCACGCTCCTTATTCCCGGTCCCGAAATAGTGATCTACCAACTGAACCTCCTATCCGCGGCAATAGCAGCAGGATGTCAGAGGTTTGCGCCGTCGGAGTTTGCACTTCCCCAGCATTCTCATGGAGATGTTGATGTCGACCATGGGAAGATCGTTGTCTGGGATAAGGTCAAGGACGCTGTTGCAAAAGGCGAAATCGATGGCGCCGCATTTCCATGTGGGATGTTTATGAATTATCTTGCTATTGGCGCTCCGAGAGAGCTCGAGGGGAGAGCAGGGTTCAGGGAAGGGGAGCTGATTTTCCATCTTCGTGGTCagcatcatgatcatcaacGTCGCGATAatggcgatggagacggtGGATGGATTGAAGTCCCTCTATCGGACGAGGGAGAATATCCCAAGCTTACGATGACTGATATCCGGGACGTTGGCCGGTTCATTGTCGCCGCATTGGGGATTGAGGAGCCTTGGGGTGGAAGAGAGTTGGGCATGGCTGGAGATACGAGATCGTTTCATGAGGTTATTGCGTCGATTGAGAGGATTATAGGGAGGAAAGTTCAAGTCAGGACGGTTGGCAGGCGGGACTTGCAGAAGAGGCTGGATGGGCTTGACAAAGAAGATATTCTAGGCAGAATCGATGTTCAGTATACGATGGTTTGTGGAAAGGGAGGGTCTGTCGTTGAGGGAAGCTTAAATAAGCTTTGCCCAGAGGTGAGGCCTACAACGATTGAGGAGTTCCTAGAGAGGTATTGGAGGTGA
- a CDS encoding MAPEG family protein (transcript_id=CADANIAT00004709) has protein sequence MSSIIIPSLLRPILALNGWTLIMEIWMYATRVPAISRMRTPIDSTTTREEMNRNIPASVRWKADNFNNLLEQPTQFYAVTLALAIAHRGVDDPTDLKLAWLYVGLRVLHSLVHVTVNRIPVRFAIFAASSAVLGVLTARGLMLVF, from the coding sequence AtgtccagcatcatcatcccgTCCCTCCTCCGCCCTATCCTTGCCCTAAACGGCTGGACTTTGATAATGGAAATCTGGATGTACGCAACTCGCGTCCCAGCCATCTCCCGGATGCGCACCCCAATCGACAGCACTACCACCCGCGAGGAGATGAATCGTAACATTCCCGCCTCTGTCCGCTGGAAAGCAGACAacttcaacaacctcctcgaGCAGCCGACGCAGTTTTACGCCGTAACGCTCGCTCTCGCGATTGCGCATCGCGGTGTGGATGATCCCACAGACCTTAAGCTGGCTTGGCTGTATGTGGGATTAAGGGTGTTGCATAGTCTTGTGCATGTTACCGTTAATCGAATTCCAGTGCGGTTCGCGATTTTCGCGGCTAGTAGTGCGGTGCTGGGAGTTTTAACGGCCAGGGGGTTGATGTTGGTTTTTTGA
- a CDS encoding uncharacterized protein (transcript_id=CADANIAT00004711), which yields MSPPNRKSFATNVAAFVAEHELDGVDFDWEYPGAIDIPGTPPGLETDGPNYYKFLIVMRGQLAKEKSLLIAAPASYWYLKAFPIAQMAKQLDYIVFMAYDLHGEVGSTRFSPVANIRKANGMPVTINLTETTYALSLITKAGVPTNKIFVGESSYGRSFLMSKKKDARGLTASLKATGSTLQQQKGVCTDTGGYISNAEIDEIAILGDNVQTWHDGASNSDIMVYNDTQWVADMSRTTKETRRLHWKNYNFAGTIDWAVVLQSYADDEYYDYETGEGGEELLPPLPDDPDCSGSYHDLESIEKDFGTIDELCLGQYILEVLQKNFTSSLAAYDDLMKDGYDGKFKTYAKSVVSASKKVVENFMYENGKSYFSCSSQRPSSVDCRYCEEYDCIPEGNCDNPEVHCETPEYRYRNMTQPCPPDYSLRGQCQTIDARYSQSVYWTLEYPDAFWADLYTETGVAQEDIERKNVRHFPCYLTEKHCENTYWDYNFPVPSEYDEEDVVNPKDVVSEAYNKLKALLPQLSDVVERVKNEKFFGDINELIDAVSMPVLMVSDAIEHMQSIIEIAKEIEEAKAKAILFAFMGAIIFFVPVIGEVMGAVSSLASIGRIVSLLGATGNVGLDVYTILDDPENAPLAIFSLILSPLALMDVVKVGQAARARREMPTSNVAILGDRLSARP from the exons ATGAGTCCACCAAATCGCAAAAGCTTTGCGACAAACGTAGCTGCTTTCGTTGCGGAACACGAGCTTGACGGTGTGGACTTTGATTGGGAATATCCAGGG GCCATAGACATACCAGGGACCCCACCGGGCCTTGAAACCGACGGCCCGAATTACTACAAGTTTCTTATCGTCATGCGTGGGCAGCTAGCCAAAGAAAAGTCCTTACTCATTGCTGCACCGGCTTCATACTGGTATCTCAAGGCCTTTCCTATTGCCCAGATGGCTAAGCAGCTCGATTACATTGTGTTCATGGCTTATGATCTCCACGGTGAGGTGGGCTCCACACGGTTTAGTCCAGTGGCTAATATAAGAAAGGCAAATGGGATGCCGGTAACCA TTAACCTTACTGAGACAACCTATGCTCTTTCTTTGA TTACAAAAGCCGGAGTCCCAACCAACAAGATTTTTGTAGGGGAATCCAGCTACGGTCGCTCCTTTCTTATgagcaaaaaaaaggatGCACGGGGGCTAACTGCTTCTTTGAAGGCGACCGGCTCAActctccagcagcaaaaggGTGTATGTACAGATACTGGTGGCTACATTTCCAACGCCGAGATTGATGAAATTGCGATTCTTGGTGACAACGTCCAAACGTGGCACGATGGAGCTTCGAACTCGGATATTATGGTGTATAATG ACACTCAGTGGGTGGCGGATATGAGCAGGACAACAAAAGAAACCCGGCGCTTACATTGGAAGAACTACAACTTCGCGGGAACCATTGATTGGGCTGTTGTTTTACAGTCATATGCAGATGATGAATACTACGACTATGAAacgggagagggaggcgagGAACTTCTTCCACCCTTGCCTGATGACCCAGACTGCAGCGGCTCATACCATGACTTGGAAAGCATCGAGAAGGATTTCGGCACCATAGATGAACTCTGTCTTGGCCAATACATCCTCGAAGTTCTCCAGAAGAACTTCACCTCGTCACTCGCCGCGTACGATGATTTGATGAAAGATGGCTACGACGGCAAATTCAAAACCTATGCCAAATCCGTGGTCTCTGCGTCTAAAAAGGTTGTCGAGAACTTTATGTACGAGAACGGCAAGAGCTACTTCAGCTGCTCGTCACAGAGACCATCAAGT GTAGACTGCCGCTATTGCGAGGAATACGACTGTATCCCTGAGGGCAACTGCGATAACCCAGAGGTCCACTGCGAGACGCCCGAATACAGGTATCGAAATATGACCCAGCCCTGTCCGCCGGATTACTCGCTGAGGGGGCAGTGCCAAACTATAGACGCCCGGTATTCACAATCTGTATACTGGACGCTTGAGTACCCCGACGCCTTCTGGGCGGACCTTTACACGGAGACGGGAGTGGcgcaggaggatattgagcggAAGAACGTGAGGCATTTCCCGTGCTACCTAACGGAGAAACATTGCGAGAACACATATTGGGACTATAACTTCCCTGTTCCTAGTGAAtacgacgaggaggatgtggttAACCCTAAGGATGTGGTTTCAGAAGCGTACAACAAACTAAAAGCCTTATTGCCGCAACTTAGTGACGTCGTCGAAAGGGTAAAGAACGAGAAGTTTTTCGGCGACATCAACGAGCTGATTGATGCTGTTTCCATGCCTGTGCTTATGGTCTCTGATGCAATTGAGCACATGCAGTCCATCATCGAAATTGCTAAGGAAATTGAAGAGGCTAAAGCCAAAGCCATCCTCTTTGCTTTTATGGgtgccatcatcttcttcgtccctGTCATTGGCGAAGTCATGGGTGCCGTCAGCTCGTTGGCAAGTATTGGTCGCATTGTCTCTCTACTTGGTGCTACGGGAAATGTTGGCTTGGACGTCTATACAATCCTTGATGATCCAGAGAATGCCCCACTGGCGATATTTAGCTTGATATTGTCGCCTCTAGCGCTTATGGATGTTGTCAAGGTTGGCCAGGCTGCGAGAGCCCGTAGGGAGATGCCTACCAGCAATGTCGCAATTCTGGGGGATAGGCTCAGCGCCCGACCTTAG
- a CDS encoding class I SAM-dependent methyltransferase (transcript_id=CADANIAT00004714), which translates to MSAASSNAEAQDASKYWVAPARNFRTSARLHLQHFLFQNTIGFLLEPAVGKAVTASSQPLKIADLACGNGVWLTELHSQLAKNNISVQLDGFDINPVNFPNPAFLPASVSFRQLDIFAKPLPAELLGVYDIVHIRAFGSIILDSNLAPILTAAFELLKPGGFIQWEETRGDRWIVESPSAQVSTTACDSIVQILLGGMQQRGIQNDWIDALDTHLNQFGFQNARLLVQEKRKHDFKGWTEDYLMVWEELADYFPSKAQAPDVSFSREAWISLFANAVKETEEGVVVHQGRVITAVGQKPL; encoded by the coding sequence ATgtcggccgcttcttcgaaCGCCGAGGCTCAGGACGCGTCCAAGTACTGGGTTGCTCCAGCAAGGAACTTCAGGACCTCTGCTCGATTGCACTTACAGCACTTCCTCTTTCAAAACACTATCGGCTTTCTCCTGGAACCGGCCGTGGGCAAGGCCGTGACAGCCTCATCGCAGCCCTTGAAGATTGCTGACCTCGCTTGTGGCAACGGCGTCTGGCTAACAGAGCTGCACTCCCAACTTGCGAAGAACAACATCTCTGTTCAGCTAGACGGCTTTGACATCAACCCCGTGAATTTCCCAAACCCAGCCTTCCTACCAGCCTCAGTCAGTTTCCGTCAGCTTGATATTTTTGCCAAGCCACTTCCTGCGGAACTGCTCGGCGTCTATGATATTGTTCACATTCGAGCATTTGGGAGCATCATTCTCGACTCAAACCTGGCACCGATCTTGACAGCTGCCTTCGAGCTTCTGAAGCCCGGTGGCTTCATTCAGTGGGAAGAGACTCGAGGCGATAGGTGGATCGTTGAGTCTCCTTCCGCACAGGTGTCCACGACGGCCTGCGACAGCATTGTCCAGATTCTCCTGGGCGGCATGCAACAGAGGGGGATTCAAAACGACTGGATCGATGCCCTTGACACACATCTAAACCAATTTGGCTTTCAGAATGCTCGACTACTAGTgcaggaaaagaggaagcacGACTTCAAGGGCTGGACTGAAGATTACCTGATGGTGTGGGAGGAACTCGCCGACTATTTCCCTTCAAAAGCGCAGGCGCCAGATGTGTCATTTTCGCGCGAGGCGTGGATTAGCCTATTTGCGAATGCCGTCAAAGAGACCGAGGAAGGTGTTGTGGTGCACCAGGGACGAGTCATAACTGCTGTCGGTCAGAAGCCTCTGTGA
- a CDS encoding peroxiredoxin (transcript_id=CADANIAT00004716), protein MASFFSRTTFRTLNTLFKATPCSKTPITAPLAQPLARRFIGTLPREQPRLRLGSTAPNFEALTTQGKIDFHQWMDGCWTILFSHPADFTPVCTTELGAFAKLKGEFAKRGVKMIGLSANDLGSHGDWIKDINEVTGSDVQFPIIADADRKVAWLYDMIDESELANLAEKGIAFTIRSVFIIDPAKKIRLVMSYPASTGRNTAEVLRVIDSLQTADKKGIATPIDWQVGDDVIVPPSVSTEDAKKKFGEVRELKPYLRYTKY, encoded by the exons AtggcttccttcttctctcgcaCCACCTTCCGCACCTTGAACACGCTGTTCAAGGCCACTCCTTGCTCCAAGACCCCCATCACCGCACCTCTCGCTCAGCCCCTCGCCCGCCGGTTCATCGGCACCCTGCCCCGCGAACAACCCCGTCTGCGTCTCGGCTCAACTG CCCCCAATTTCGAGGCTCTTACCACTCAAGGCAAGATTGACTTTCACCAATGGATGGACGGTTGCTGGACtatcctcttctcccacccTGCCGATTTCACGCCCGTCTGCACAACTGAGCTCGGTGCTTTCGCCAAGCTGAAGGGCGAATTCGCAAAGCGCGGCGTCAAGATGATCGGATTG AGCGCAAACGATCTCGGCTCTCACGGTGACTGGATCAAAGATATAAACGAGGTTACCGGCAGCGACGTTCAATTCCCCATTATCGCCGACGCGGATCGAAAGGTTGCCTGGCTGTACGATATGATTGACGAGTCGGAATTGGCCAACCTCGCCGAAAAGGGCATCGCCTTCACCATCCGCTCCGTCTTCATTATCGACCCCGCCAAGAAGATCCGTCTTGTCATGAGCTACCCTGCTTCGACTGGACGTAACACAGCCGAGGTCCTCCGTGTTATTGACTCTCTCCAGACTGCTGACAAGAAGGGCATCGCGACCCCGATCGACTGGCAGGTTGGTGACGATGTTATCGTCCCTCCTTCCGTGTCTACGGAggatgcaaagaagaagttcggcGAGGTCCGCGAGCTGAAGCCTTACCTCCGTTACACCAAGTACTAG
- a CDS encoding LysM peptidoglycan-binding domain-containing protein (transcript_id=CADANIAT00004712) — protein sequence MSLTTRGYNPSITASCEGFKPGKSHCVEAWGEPAPTKPPTTITTPTTTTTTTTTKTGNAPGTTQAGQIGTCNRWDLVKSGDSGNVFLEKYSGLTLANLVRWNPAIGSRCQSLWVDTYGAPTPSTTTTTMTAPVYGITTPSPIQPGIVDDCNDFHKVQSGDTCASIARSAGISLSQPADLALKFTSWNPGVGNGCSSLWLGYFVCISRVGVTATITMTTTTSGNGIFTPTPTLPGMVKNCDTFYLVKSGDGCAAIASSKGISLSQLYAWNPNLGSDCSGLWSEYYICVSIVGVNPTSTTKTTTKTTTSTKGNGVSTPTSIQAGMTSSCNKFHKVVSGDQCGTIASNAGITLANFLKWNPGVGGFACRSLWLGYYVCIGVL from the exons ATGTCTCTTACAACCCGCGGATAT AATCCGTCCATCACAGCTAGCTGTGAAGGATTCAAGCCCGGCAAGTCGCACTGCGTCGAAGCGTGGGGAGAGCCTGCGCCTACCAAGCCCCCAACGACGATCACGACGCCgacaacaaccacaaccactaCTACCAccaagactggaaacgcCCCTGGCACGACCCAGGCTGGCCAGATAGGGACCTGTAACCGGTGGGATCTCGTCAAGTCCGGTGACAGCGGCAACGTATTTTTGGAGAAGTATTCAGGTCTGACCCTGGCCAACTTGGTCAGATGGAATCCGGCTATTGGGTCTCGATGCCAGAGCTTATGGGTTGATACTTAT GGAGCACCTACTCCCTCCACGACTACCACAACTATGACTGCTCCCGTTTACGGCATCACTACCCCCTCGCCTATTCAACCAGGAATTGTTGATGACTGCAACGACTTTCACAAAGTTCAGTCGGGAGACACTTGCGCCAGTATTGCCCGGTCCGCCGGGATCTCGCTCTCGCAGCCGGCGGACCTCGCTCTCAAGTTTACCTCATGGAACCCCGGTGTGGGAAACGGATGTAGCTCGCTCTGGCTGGGTTACTTCGTTTGCATTTCTCGGGTGGGTGTGACCGCAACGATTACGATGACAACAACTACCTCCGGTAATGGAATCTTCACACCAACTCCAACCTTACCGGGGATGGTGAAGAACTGCGACACCTTTTACCTCGTGAAATCCGGCGACGGGTGCGCAGCTATCGCCTCAAGCAAAGGGATCAGCCTTTCACAACTCTACGCCTGGAACCCGAATCTTGGGTCTGATTGCTCTGGATTATGGTCTGAGTACTATATCTGCGTTTCAATCGTCGGGGTGAACCCGACCTCGACAACAAAAACGACCACGAAGACCACGACGTCGACAAAGGGAAATGGAGTTTCCACCCCTACCTCTATTCAGGCGGGGATGACGAGCTCCTGTAACAAGTTCCATAAGGTTGTGTCGGGAGATCAGTGTGGGACGATTGCGTCCAACGCTGGGATTACACTTGCGAATTTCTTGAAGTGGAATCCGGGGGTTGGCGGGTTCGCATGCCGGTCGTTGTGGTTGGGGTACTATGTGTGCATCGGCGTTCTTTAG
- a CDS encoding SDR family oxidoreductase (transcript_id=CADANIAT00004710), whose amino-acid sequence MFRSSNTFNPNTDIPDLSGKVYVVTGGSAGIGFGICAHLLQHNPAALYLLGKKEEHIQEATEGLKKYGDTSKVHSVQIELEDLKQTDQVAKELASKLDRLDGLICNAGLGSGVFNLTNDGIDSHMQVNHISQFHLSRILLPLLQKTSNSRLVLQSSDLHRAISDVKFESLEELNTDIGPTKLYNRTKLAMVLYIRALAERKGKGQLGFDPKTDTGPWMNATHPGAVSTDQQKQAEDAYGVLGKVGVAIVRPFLKDPVDQGCRPALFAATGEDIVKDAIQGQYIVPDRSPTSPSSEAQNHQLQENLWKLTEKILVDKLGSVPYETQYV is encoded by the exons ATGTTTAGAAGCAGCAACACATTCAACCCCAACACTGACATTCCGGATCTTTCTGGAAAGGTGTACGTTGTCACAGGAGGGAGCGCCGGCATCGGCTTCGGTATCTGcgcccacctcctccagcacaaTCCTGCCGCTCTTTATCTCCTCGGTAAGAAGGAGGAGCACATCCAGGAAGCCACTGAGGGTCTCAAGAAGTATGGCGATACCTCCAAAGTCCACTCCGTGCAGATCGAGCTCGAAGACCTAAAGCAGACCGATCAGGTCGCCAAAGAGCTGGCTTCGAAGCTCGACCGACTCGACGGCCTCATCTGCAACGCGGGCCTGGGTTCTGGAGTCTTCAACCTGACCAATGACGGCATTGATAGCCACATGCAAGTCAACCACATCTCTCAGTTCCACTTATCCCGCATCCTGCTTCCGCTGCTCCAGAAGACGTCGAACTCTCGCCTGGTGCTGCAATCGTCTGACCTGCATCGTGCAATCAGCGACGTGAAGTTTGAATCTCTCGAAGAGCTCAATACGGATATTGGACCAACCAAGCTGTACAACCGCACCAAACTCGCGATGGTCTTATATATCCGAGCGCTGGCTGAGCGCAAGGGAAAGGGCCAGCTTGGATTCGATCCAAAGACGGATACTGGACCCTGGATGAACGCAACTCACCCTGGTGCTGTCAGTACTGACCAGCAGAAACAGGCGGAGGACGCATACGGCGTTCTTGGAAAGGTTGGTGTCGCGATTGTCAGGCCGTTTTTGAAGGATCCTGTCGATCAAGGCTGCAGACCCGCGCTTTTTGCCGCTACAGGGGAGGACATCGTCAAGGACGCCATTCAGGGACAATAC ATTGTGCCAGATCGTAGTCCTACTAGTCCGTCTAGTGAAGCCCAGAACCACCAGCTCCAGGAGAATCTGTGGAAGTTGACTGAGAAGATATTAGTGGACAAATTGGGCTCTGTGCCCTATGAGACTCAATATGTTTAG
- a CDS encoding uncharacterized protein (transcript_id=CADANIAT00004715), with translation MDPSASQNRAAASGRKLTLQLYRRCFKGRKQLFAESDTAAASYFVTNPVPHKHSSNWKPIFYRGDNPKYTPTATAIGRARRSAMWGTFRVWIGDGVQEVLDNERRRREKRKAERKNRWRKRFGRGVKPVDVEEEKEVQGKVVMFRMQRKGLFTRSVEWELEGVRYRWSGTRMFATGFMKGVKGWSHSMKLIRMSDHALIASFEKHILGSRRSIKTGGPPNKSKMLLGKLSLYNFPDEADKQGTKTGHDRLTNLVAQVDAVNSKRSDLKDEEHLNPDGIHSGSLTEDAIAFTCWIAVEAEHRLRYKIPDFLEEVAENVEGG, from the exons ATGGACCCCAGCGCCAGTCAGAACAGAGCTGCGGCCAGTGGCCGAAAACTAACTCTTCAATTGTATCGTCGCTGCTTTAAGGGCCGCAAGCAGCTGTTTGCAGAGTCGGACACGGCCGCAGCGAGTTACTTTGTCACCAACCCTGTTCCGCACAAGCATAGCAGCAACTGGAAACCGATATTCTACCGCGGGGATAACCCCAAGTATACGCCGACGGCAACTGCTATCGGACGGGCACGCCGTTCTGCCATGTGGGGTACCTTTCGAGTCTGGATAGGGGACGGCGTACAAGAAGTTCTCGACAATGAACGTCGGCGACGAGAGAAACGGAAagcggaaagaaagaacaGGTGGAGGAAGCGGTTTGGGAGAGGGGTGAAGCCGGTggacgttgaagaggagaaggaggtaCAAGGGAAAGTGGTGATGTTTCGGATGCAACGCAAAGGATTGTTCACTCGCAGTGTTGAGTGGGAGCTCGAAGGAGTGCGATATCGCTGGTCAGGGACGAGGATGTTCGCCACTGGGTTCATGAAAGGCGTCAAGGGGTGGTCGCATAGCATGAAG CTTATTCGCATGTCTGACCACGCCCTCATCGCCTCCTTTGAGAAACATATACTTGGGTCTCGCAGGTCGATCAAAACCGGTGGTCCTCCGAACAAGTCAAAGATGTTGCTAGGCAAACTGAGTCTCTACAATTTTCCTGATGAAGCTGATAAGCAGGGTACGAAGACTGGACACGACCGGTTGACCAACCTCGTAGCGCAAGTCGATGCTGTTAACAGCAAGCGCTCCGATCtcaaggacgaagaacaTCTGAATCCCGATGGGATTCACTCAGGTAGTCTCACTGAGGATGCAATTGCCTTCACCTGCTGGATTGCTGTAGAGGCTGAGCATCGACTTCGATATAAAATTCCGGACTTTTTGGAGGAGGTTGCAGAGAATGTAGAAGGAGGTTAG